In Geminocystis sp. NIES-3708, a single window of DNA contains:
- the rpsK gene encoding 30S ribosomal protein S11, whose product MARPTKRGGPKKQKKNIPSGVAYIKSTFNNTIVTITDATGNVISWATAGSSGFKGAKKGTPFAAQTAADSAARTAMDNGMKQVDVMVSGPGAGRETAIRALQGAGLEITLIRDITPIPHNGCRPPKRRRV is encoded by the coding sequence ATGGCAAGACCCACAAAAAGGGGAGGACCAAAAAAACAAAAGAAAAACATTCCCAGTGGAGTAGCTTATATTAAATCTACTTTTAACAACACCATTGTTACTATTACTGATGCTACTGGCAATGTAATCTCATGGGCAACAGCAGGTTCAAGTGGTTTTAAGGGTGCGAAAAAAGGAACTCCTTTTGCGGCTCAAACTGCTGCGGATAGTGCTGCTCGTACAGCAATGGACAATGGAATGAAACAGGTGGACGTGATGGTTAGCGGTCCTGGTGCTGGTAGAGAAACTGCTATCAGAGCTTTACAAGGAGCAGGGTTAGAAATAACATTGATTCGGGATATTACTCCAATTCCTCATAACGGCTGTCGCCCCCCAAAAAGACGCAGAGTCTAA
- the rpsM gene encoding 30S ribosomal protein S13: MARISGIDLPRDKRVEIGLTYLYGIGLTSSQKILAATGVNPDTRVRDLSDEDVSKLRLYIQENFEIEGDLRRLEAMNIKRLGDIGTYRGRRHRQGLPLRGQRTRTNARTRRGRKATIAGKKKAPKK; this comes from the coding sequence ATGGCAAGGATATCTGGTATTGACTTACCTCGTGATAAACGAGTAGAAATAGGACTTACCTACTTGTATGGCATTGGTTTAACTTCTTCTCAAAAAATTCTGGCGGCTACCGGGGTAAACCCAGATACAAGAGTCAGAGATTTAAGTGATGAGGATGTAAGTAAACTAAGACTATACATTCAGGAAAACTTCGAGATTGAAGGTGATTTACGTCGTTTAGAAGCGATGAACATCAAGCGATTAGGAGATATTGGCACTTATAGAGGTCGTCGTCATCGTCAGGGATTACCCTTAAGAGGACAAAGAACTAGAACTAATGCCAGAACTCGCAGAGGACGTAAAGCTACTATCGCTGGGAAGAAAAAAGCTCCTAAAAAATAA
- the rpmJ gene encoding 50S ribosomal protein L36 — MKVRASVKKICDKCRVIRRKGRVMVICSNPKHKQRQG; from the coding sequence ATGAAAGTAAGAGCATCAGTCAAAAAAATTTGCGACAAATGTCGTGTTATCCGTCGGAAAGGGCGGGTGATGGTGATCTGTTCCAACCCCAAACATAAACAACGTCAGGGATAA